In the Mesoplodon densirostris isolate mMesDen1 chromosome 11, mMesDen1 primary haplotype, whole genome shotgun sequence genome, TGGGCACTCCACAGGGGGCTCTGGTTTTATAGGCAGAACTGAGCCTAGCAAATCTCCTGGAAGCTTGCGCTATAGTTACAAAGATAGCTTTGGGCCAGCCGTGCCAAGAAATGTCAGTGGCTTTCCTCAGTTTCCTACAGGACAAGATAAGGGGGACTTCACTGGCCATGGGGAGCGAAAGGGTAGGAATGAGAAGTTCCCTAGCCTCCTGCAGGAAGTGCTTCAGGgttaccaccaccaccctgacaGGAGATATTCTAGGAGTACTCAGGAGCACCAGGGCATGGCTGGTGGCCTAGAAGGAGCCACAAGGCCCAATGTGTTAGTCAGTCAAACCAATGAATTAGCTAGCAGGGGCCTTTTGAACAAAAGCATTGGTTCCCTATTAGAAAATCCCCATTGGGGCCCCTGGGAAAGGAAATCAAGTGGCTCGGCTCCTGAAATGAAACAGATCAATTTGGCTGACTATCCAATTCCCAGAAAGTTTGAAATAGAGCCTCAGTCATCAGCCCATGAGCCCGGGGGTTCCCTCTCTGAAAGAAGATCAGTGATCTGTGATATTTCTCCACTAAGACAGATTGTCAGAGACCCGGGGGCTCACTCACTGGGACACATGGGTGCCGACACCAGACTTGGGAGGAATGAACGTCTCAATCCAAGTTTAAGTCAGTCGGTCATTCTTCCAGGTGGGTTGGTGTCCATGGAAACAAAGCTGAAATCGCAGAGTGGGCAGATAAAAGAGGAAGACTTTGAACAATCCAAGTCCCAAGCTAGTTTCAACAACAAGAAATCTGGAGACCACTGCCACCCTGCTAGCATCAAGCATGAGTCTTACCGAGGCAACGCCAGCCCTGGAGCAGCTACCCATGATTCCATCTCAGACTATGGCCCACAGGACGGCAGACCCACGCCAATGCGGCGAGTCGCTGGCCGAGTTGGTCGGGAGGGCATGAGGGGTCGTTCCCCTTCTCAGTATCATGACTTTTCAGAAAAATTGAAGATGTCTCCTGGGAGGAGCAGAGGCCCAGGGGGAGACCCTCATCACATAAACCCACATATGACCTTTTCAGAGAGGGCCAACAGGAGTTCTTTGCACACTCCCTTTTCTCCCAACTCAGAAAGCCTGGCCTCTGCTTATCACACAAACACTCGCGCTCATGCTTATGGGGACCCCAGTGCAGGTTTGAATTCTCAGCTCCATTACAAGAGACAGATGTACCAACAGCAACAAGAGGAATATAAGGACTGGAGCAGCAGTTCTGCTCAGGGAGTGATCGCTGCAGCTCAGCACAGGCAGGAAGGACCCCGCAAGAGTCCAAGGCAGCAGCAGTTTCTTGACCGAGTACGGAGCCCCCTGAAGAATGACAAAGATGGCATGATGTATGGCCCACCAATGGGGACTTACCATGACCCCAGTGGTCAGGATGGTGGGCGCTGCCTCATGTCTAGTGATGGTCTTTCTAACAAAGGCATCGAATTGAAGCACGGCTCCCAGAAGTTACAACAAGAATCTTGTTGGGATCTTTCTCGGCAAACTTCTCCAGCCAAAAGCAGCGGTCCTCCAGGAATGTCCAGTCAGAAAAGGTATGGACCACCCCACGAGACCGACGGACATGGGCTAGCTGAGTCTACACAGTCATCCAAACCTAGTAATGTTATGCTAAGGCTTCCAGGTCAAGAGGATCATTCTTCTCAAAACCCCTTAATCATGAGGAGGCGTGTCCGTTCTTTTATCTCTCCCATTCCCAGTAAGAGACAGTCACAAGATGTGAAGAACAGTAACGCTGAAGATAAAGGGCGCCTTCTTCACCCATCAAAAGAAGGTGCTGATAAAGCCTTCAATTCCTATGCCCATCTTTCTCACAGCCAGGAGATCAAGTCCATCCCTAAGAGAGAATCCTCCAAGGACCTTCCAAGTCCGGATGGTAGAAACTGCCCTGCTGTTACCCTCACAAGTCCTGCTAAGACCAAAATACTGCCCCCACGGAAAGGACGGGGGTTGAAATTGGAAGCTATCGTTCAGAAGATCACATCCCCAAACATTAGGAGGAGTGCATCCTCGAACAGTGCGGAGGCTGGGGGAGACGCAGTTACTCTCGATGACATCCTGTCTTTGAAGAGCGGCCCTCCCGAAGGCGGGAGTGGTGCTGTTCAAGATGCCGagatggagaagagaaaaggTGAGGTGGTATCTGACCTAGTCTGTCCAACAAACCAGGAGTTGAGCGTAGAAAAGCCTCTTGCACGGTCTTCGGAGGAGTGGCGTGGCAGTGGGGATGACAAAGTGAAGACCGAGACACACCCAGACACGGCCCCTGCTGGAAAGGAACCCCCTGGTGCCATGACGTCCGCCACCTCACAGAAGCCTGGGAGTAACCAAGGGAGACCAGATGGTTCCGTGGGCGGGACAGCACCTTTAATCTTTCCTGACTCAAAGAATGTACCTCCAGCGGGCTCATTGGCTCCTGAGGCAAACCCCAAGGCTGAAGAGAAAGAGAACGATACAGTGATGATTTCCCCCAAACAGGAGGGTTTTCCCCCAAAGGGTTATTTCCCATCAGGAAAGAAGAAGGGGAGACCCATCGGTAGTGTGaataagcaaaagaaacaacagcagccaccacctccaccccctcagCCCCCTCAGATACCAGAAGGTTCTGCAGAGGGAGAGCCAAAGCCAAAAAAGCAGAggcaaaggagggagagaaggaagcctGGGGCGCAGCCAAGGAAGCGGAAAACCAAACAAGCAGTTCCCATCGTAGAGCCCCAAGAACCTGAGATCAAGCTGAAGTATGCCACTCAGCCACTGGATAAAACTGATGCCAAGAACAAGTCTTTTTTCCCTTATATCCATGTAGTAAATAAATGTGAACTTGGAGCCGTTTGTACAATCATCAatgctgaggaagaagaacagaccAAATTGGTGAGGGGTCGGAAGGGTCAGAGGTCCCTGACCCCTCCACCCAGCAGCACTGAGAGCAAGGTTCTCCCAGCTTCATCCTTTATGTTGCAGGGACCTGTCGTGACAGAGTCTTCTGTTATGGGGCACCTGGTGTGCTGTCTGTGTGGCAAGTGGGCCAGTTACCGGAACATGGGCGACCTCTTTGGACCCTTTTATCCCCAAGATTATGCAGCCACTCTCCCCAAGAATCCGCCTCCTAAGAGGGCCACGGAAGTGCAGAGCAGAGTTAAGGTGCGGCACAAAAGCGCTTCAAATGGCTCCAAGACGGAcactgaggaggaggaagagcagcagcggcagcagaAGGAGCAGAGGAGCCTGGCCGCGCACCCCAGGTTCAAGCGGCGCCACCGCTCGGAAGACTGTGGCGGAGGCCCCCGGTCCCTGTCCAGGGGGCTCCCTTGTAAAAAGGCAACCGCTGAGGGCAGCAGCGAAAAGACTGTTTTGGACTCAAAGCCCTCCGTGCCCACCACTTCAGAAGGTGGCCCCGAGTTGGAGTTACAAATCCCTGAACTACCTCTTGACAGCAATGAATTTTGGGTCCATGAGGGTTGTATTCTCTGGGCCAATGGAATCTACCTGGTCTGTGGCAGGCTCTATGGCCTGCAGGAAGCGCTGGAAATAGCCAGAGAGATGGTGAGTACAAGAAATCCCTTACCAGTTGCTCtttttgttacttctttttgATTCCTTTTCTTCCACCTTCACTTGTTTCAGCcgtattttttattctttcacatcACATGGTGATTCCTCCAAATTAAAGCCCCTAAACTcatgtacaacacagggaatatagccagtgcTTTATAATAAccgtaaatggagtataacatttaaaaatcgtgaatcactatgttgtacacctgtaacttacataatatggtacatcaacaatacttcaattaaaaaataataataaagctccTAGACCCAAATAACAGAAAATTAAGTAATTTGGACATTTgtttcactttttacttttatcagCAATATGTGTTCACAGGTTACAGGGTCATGCTACTGTCCTCCAGCTCATTAAACCAAACGTCCCTGTTTCATCCCTTCTCAAACCTGATTCCTCTGCCAGTTTCCTGTGTTTCTAAACGATAAGTTTTTACTGCCACTTGTGTTATCTACGgatcttttttcccatttttcaacATCTGACTCTAATACTTATGAAATATATGCTATGGATAtaacttcttttaaaacttttcactTCTCTAGAATTAttaattcatgtttttatttgctttttattttcttggaccACATCTTTCCAATCCAAACGGCTCCTTCCAcaggggtttttgttcttcaggtcttttttttttttttttttattggggtatggttgttttacaatattgtgttagtttctactgtacagcgaagtgaagtagagttccctgtgctatac is a window encoding:
- the TCF20 gene encoding transcription factor 20 isoform X3 yields the protein MQSFREQSSYHGNQQSYPQEVHGSSRIEEFSPRQAQMFQNFGGAGGGSGGSGGSSGGGRRGTAAAAAAAAMASETSGHQGYQGFRKEAGDFYYMAGSKDPVAAGTPQPAQRRPSGPVQSYGPPQGSSFGNQYGSEGHVGQFQAQHSALGGVSHYQQDYAGPFSPGSTQYQQQPSSQQQQQVQQLRQQLYQSHQPLPQATGQPASGSSHMQPMQRPSTLPASATGYQLRVGQFGQHYQSSAATSSSFPSPQRFSQSGQSYDGSYSVNAGSQYEGHNVGSNAQAYGTQSNYSYQPQSMKNFEQTKIPQGTQQGQQQQQQQQQQQQQQQQQQQQQQQQQQHPQHVMQYTNTATKLPLQSQVGQYSQPEVPVRSPMQFHQNFSPISNPSPAASVVQSPSCSSTPSPLMQSGENLQCGQGNVPMGSRNRILQLMPQLSPTPSMMPSPNSHAAGFKGFGLEGVPEKRLTDPGLSSLSALSTQVANLPNTVQHMLLSDALTPQKKTSKRPSSSSKKADSCTNSEGSSQAEEQLKSPMAESLDGGCSSSSEDQGERVRQLSGQSTSSDTTYKGGASEKAGSSPAQVTQNEAPRLSASPVAREETASPGAKDMPLSSEGNPKVSEKTVGVIVSREAMTSRVEKPGGQEKGSQEDDPAATQRPPSTGGAKETSHASLPQPEPPGGGNKGNKNGDNNSNHNGEGNGQSGHSTGGSGFIGRTEPSKSPGSLRYSYKDSFGPAVPRNVSGFPQFPTGQDKGDFTGHGERKGRNEKFPSLLQEVLQGYHHHPDRRYSRSTQEHQGMAGGLEGATRPNVLVSQTNELASRGLLNKSIGSLLENPHWGPWERKSSGSAPEMKQINLADYPIPRKFEIEPQSSAHEPGGSLSERRSVICDISPLRQIVRDPGAHSLGHMGADTRLGRNERLNPSLSQSVILPGGLVSMETKLKSQSGQIKEEDFEQSKSQASFNNKKSGDHCHPASIKHESYRGNASPGAATHDSISDYGPQDGRPTPMRRVAGRVGREGMRGRSPSQYHDFSEKLKMSPGRSRGPGGDPHHINPHMTFSERANRSSLHTPFSPNSESLASAYHTNTRAHAYGDPSAGLNSQLHYKRQMYQQQQEEYKDWSSSSAQGVIAAAQHRQEGPRKSPRQQQFLDRVRSPLKNDKDGMMYGPPMGTYHDPSGQDGGRCLMSSDGLSNKGIELKHGSQKLQQESCWDLSRQTSPAKSSGPPGMSSQKRYGPPHETDGHGLAESTQSSKPSNVMLRLPGQEDHSSQNPLIMRRRVRSFISPIPSKRQSQDVKNSNAEDKGRLLHPSKEGADKAFNSYAHLSHSQEIKSIPKRESSKDLPSPDGRNCPAVTLTSPAKTKILPPRKGRGLKLEAIVQKITSPNIRRSASSNSAEAGGDAVTLDDILSLKSGPPEGGSGAVQDAEMEKRKGEVVSDLVCPTNQELSVEKPLARSSEEWRGSGDDKVKTETHPDTAPAGKEPPGAMTSATSQKPGSNQGRPDGSVGGTAPLIFPDSKNVPPAGSLAPEANPKAEEKENDTVMISPKQEGFPPKGYFPSGKKKGRPIGSVNKQKKQQQPPPPPPQPPQIPEGSAEGEPKPKKQRQRRERRKPGAQPRKRKTKQAVPIVEPQEPEIKLKYATQPLDKTDAKNKSFFPYIHVVNKCELGAVCTIINAEEEEQTKLVRGRKGQRSLTPPPSSTESKVLPASSFMLQGPVVTESSVMGHLVCCLCGKWASYRNMGDLFGPFYPQDYAATLPKNPPPKRATEVQSRVKVRHKSASNGSKTDTEEEEEQQRQQKEQRSLAAHPRFKRRHRSEDCGGGPRSLSRGLPCKKATAEGSSEKTVLDSKPSVPTTSEGGPELELQIPELPLDSNEFWVHEGCILWANGIYLVCGRLYGLQEALEIAREMKCSHCQEAGATLGCYNKGCSFRYHYPCAIDADCLLHEENFSVRCPKHKPPLPCPIPALQNKTAKGSLSTEQSERG
- the TCF20 gene encoding transcription factor 20 isoform X1, with product MQSFREQSSYHGNQQSYPQEVHGSSRIEEFSPRQAQMFQNFGGAGGGSGGSGGSSGGGRRGTAAAAAAAAMASETSGHQGYQGFRKEAGDFYYMAGSKDPVAAGTPQPAQRRPSGPVQSYGPPQGSSFGNQYGSEGHVGQFQAQHSALGGVSHYQQDYAGPFSPGSTQYQQQPSSQQQQQVQQLRQQLYQSHQPLPQATGQPASGSSHMQPMQRPSTLPASATGYQLRVGQFGQHYQSSAATSSSFPSPQRFSQSGQSYDGSYSVNAGSQYEGHNVGSNAQAYGTQSNYSYQPQSMKNFEQTKIPQGTQQGQQQQQQQQQQQQQQQQQQQQQQQQQQHPQHVMQYTNTATKLPLQSQVGQYSQPEVPVRSPMQFHQNFSPISNPSPAASVVQSPSCSSTPSPLMQSGENLQCGQGNVPMGSRNRILQLMPQLSPTPSMMPSPNSHAAGFKGFGLEGVPEKRLTDPGLSSLSALSTQVANLPNTVQHMLLSDALTPQKKTSKRPSSSSKKADSCTNSEGSSQAEEQLKSPMAESLDGGCSSSSEDQGERVRQLSGQSTSSDTTYKGGASEKAGSSPAQVTQNEAPRLSASPVAREETASPGAKDMPLSSEGNPKVSEKTVGVIVSREAMTSRVEKPGGQEKGSQEDDPAATQRPPSTGGAKETSHASLPQPEPPGGGNKGNKNGDNNSNHNGEGNGQSGHSTGGSGFIGRTEPSKSPGSLRYSYKDSFGPAVPRNVSGFPQFPTGQDKGDFTGHGERKGRNEKFPSLLQEVLQGYHHHPDRRYSRSTQEHQGMAGGLEGATRPNVLVSQTNELASRGLLNKSIGSLLENPHWGPWERKSSGSAPEMKQINLADYPIPRKFEIEPQSSAHEPGGSLSERRSVICDISPLRQIVRDPGAHSLGHMGADTRLGRNERLNPSLSQSVILPGGLVSMETKLKSQSGQIKEEDFEQSKSQASFNNKKSGDHCHPASIKHESYRGNASPGAATHDSISDYGPQDGRPTPMRRVAGRVGREGMRGRSPSQYHDFSEKLKMSPGRSRGPGGDPHHINPHMTFSERANRSSLHTPFSPNSESLASAYHTNTRAHAYGDPSAGLNSQLHYKRQMYQQQQEEYKDWSSSSAQGVIAAAQHRQEGPRKSPRQQQFLDRVRSPLKNDKDGMMYGPPMGTYHDPSGQDGGRCLMSSDGLSNKGIELKHGSQKLQQESCWDLSRQTSPAKSSGPPGMSSQKRYGPPHETDGHGLAESTQSSKPSNVMLRLPGQEDHSSQNPLIMRRRVRSFISPIPSKRQSQDVKNSNAEDKGRLLHPSKEGADKAFNSYAHLSHSQEIKSIPKRESSKDLPSPDGRNCPAVTLTSPAKTKILPPRKGRGLKLEAIVQKITSPNIRRSASSNSAEAGGDAVTLDDILSLKSGPPEGGSGAVQDAEMEKRKGEVVSDLVCPTNQELSVEKPLARSSEEWRGSGDDKVKTETHPDTAPAGKEPPGAMTSATSQKPGSNQGRPDGSVGGTAPLIFPDSKNVPPAGSLAPEANPKAEEKENDTVMISPKQEGFPPKGYFPSGKKKGRPIGSVNKQKKQQQPPPPPPQPPQIPEGSAEGEPKPKKQRQRRERRKPGAQPRKRKTKQAVPIVEPQEPEIKLKYATQPLDKTDAKNKSFFPYIHVVNKCELGAVCTIINAEEEEQTKLVRGRKGQRSLTPPPSSTESKVLPASSFMLQGPVVTESSVMGHLVCCLCGKWASYRNMGDLFGPFYPQDYAATLPKNPPPKRATEVQSRVKVRHKSASNGSKTDTEEEEEQQRQQKEQRSLAAHPRFKRRHRSEDCGGGPRSLSRGLPCKKATAEGSSEKTVLDSKPSVPTTSEGGPELELQIPELPLDSNEFWVHEGCILWANGIYLVCGRLYGLQEALEIAREMKCSHCQEAGATLGCYNKGCSFRYHYPCAIDADCLLHEENFSVRCPKHKVRLWR
- the TCF20 gene encoding transcription factor 20 isoform X2; protein product: MQSFREQSSYHGNQQSYPQEVHGSSRIEEFSPRQAQMFQNFGGAGGGSGGSGGSSGGGRRGTAAAAAAAAMASETSGHQGYQGFRKEAGDFYYMAGSKDPVAAGTPQPAQRRPSGPVQSYGPPQGSSFGNQYGSEGHVGQFQAQHSALGGVSHYQQDYAGPFSPGSTQYQQQPSSQQQQQVQQLRQQLYQSHQPLPQATGQPASGSSHMQPMQRPSTLPASATGYQLRVGQFGQHYQSSAATSSSFPSPQRFSQSGQSYDGSYSVNAGSQYEGHNVGSNAQAYGTQSNYSYQPQSMKNFEQTKIPQGTQQGQQQQQQQQQQQQQQQQQQQQQQQQQQHPQHVMQYTNTATKLPLQSQVGQYSQPEVPVRSPMQFHQNFSPISNPSPAASVVQSPSCSSTPSPLMQSGENLQCGQGNVPMGSRNRILQLMPQLSPTPSMMPSPNSHAAGFKGFGLEGVPEKRLTDPGLSSLSALSTQVANLPNTVQHMLLSDALTPQKKTSKRPSSSSKKADSCTNSEGSSQAEEQLKSPMAESLDGGCSSSSEDQGERVRQLSGQSTSSDTTYKGGASEKAGSSPAQVTQNEAPRLSASPVAREETASPGAKDMPLSSEGNPKVSEKTVGVIVSREAMTSRVEKPGGQEKGSQEDDPAATQRPPSTGGAKETSHASLPQPEPPGGGNKGNKNGDNNSNHNGEGNGQSGHSTGGSGFIGRTEPSKSPGSLRYSYKDSFGPAVPRNVSGFPQFPTGQDKGDFTGHGERKGRNEKFPSLLQEVLQGYHHHPDRRYSRSTQEHQGMAGGLEGATRPNVLVSQTNELASRGLLNKSIGSLLENPHWGPWERKSSGSAPEMKQINLADYPIPRKFEIEPQSSAHEPGGSLSERRSVICDISPLRQIVRDPGAHSLGHMGADTRLGRNERLNPSLSQSVILPGGLVSMETKLKSQSGQIKEEDFEQSKSQASFNNKKSGDHCHPASIKHESYRGNASPGAATHDSISDYGPQDGRPTPMRRVAGRVGREGMRGRSPSQYHDFSEKLKMSPGRSRGPGGDPHHINPHMTFSERANRSSLHTPFSPNSESLASAYHTNTRAHAYGDPSAGLNSQLHYKRQMYQQQQEEYKDWSSSSAQGVIAAAQHRQEGPRKSPRQQQFLDRVRSPLKNDKDGMMYGPPMGTYHDPSGQDGGRCLMSSDGLSNKGIELKHGSQKLQQESCWDLSRQTSPAKSSGPPGMSSQKRYGPPHETDGHGLAESTQSSKPSNVMLRLPGQEDHSSQNPLIMRRRVRSFISPIPSKRQSQDVKNSNAEDKGRLLHPSKEGADKAFNSYAHLSHSQEIKSIPKRESSKDLPSPDGRNCPAVTLTSPAKTKILPPRKGRGLKLEAIVQKITSPNIRRSASSNSAEAGGDAVTLDDILSLKSGPPEGGSGAVQDAEMEKRKGEVVSDLVCPTNQELSVEKPLARSSEEWRGSGDDKVKTETHPDTAPAGKEPPGAMTSATSQKPGSNQGRPDGSVGGTAPLIFPDSKNVPPAGSLAPEANPKAEEKENDTVMISPKQEGFPPKGYFPSGKKKGRPIGSVNKQKKQQQPPPPPPQPPQIPEGSAEGEPKPKKQRQRRERRKPGAQPRKRKTKQAVPIVEPQEPEIKLKYATQPLDKTDAKNKSFFPYIHVVNKCELGAVCTIINAEEEEQTKLVRGRKGQRSLTPPPSSTESKVLPASSFMLQGPVVTESSVMGHLVCCLCGKWASYRNMGDLFGPFYPQDYAATLPKNPPPKRATEVQSRVKVRHKSASNGSKTDTEEEEEQQRQQKEQRSLAAHPRFKRRHRSEDCGGGPRSLSRGLPCKKATAEGSSEKTVLDSKPSVPTTSEGGPELELQIPELPLDSNEFWVHEGCILWANGIYLVCGRLYGLQEALEIAREMIVCSMRRTSR